From a region of the Danio aesculapii chromosome 4, fDanAes4.1, whole genome shotgun sequence genome:
- the rerg gene encoding ras-related and estrogen-regulated growth inhibitor, whose amino-acid sequence MAKSPEVKLAVFGRAGVGKSALVVRFLTKRFIWEYDPTLESTYRHQANIDDEPVSMEILDTAGQEDVLQRESHMRWGDGFILVYDITDRGSFEEVAPLKGLLEDLKRPKHVPLVLLGNKADLEHARQVGTAEGERLAADMACAFYECSACSDAVGSGGGVAEAFHELCREIRRRRAVQGKTRRRSSTTHVKQAINKMLTKISS is encoded by the exons ATGGCGAAAAGTCCAGAGGTGAAGCTGGCAGTGTTTGGCAGAGCAGGAGTGGGAAAGTCAG CGCTGGTGGTTCGGTTCCTGACCAAACGATTCATCTGGGAATATGATCCAACTCTCG AGTCCACGTACCGCCATCAGGCCAACATTGACGACGAGCCCGTCAGTATGGAGATTTTAGACACAGCCGGACAG GAGGATGTCCTGCAGAGGGAGAGCCACATGCGCTGGGGCGACGGCTTTATCCTGGTATATGACATCACAGACCGCGGGAGCTTTGAGGAGGTGGCTCCGCTGAAGGGCCTGCTGGAGGATCTGAAGAGGCCCAAACATGTGCCGCTGGTGCTGCTGGGGAATAAAGCGGATCTGGAGCACGCGCGGCAGGTGGGCACGGCCGAGGGAGAGCGCCTGGCGGCGGACATGGCCTGCGCATTCTACGAGTGTTCTGCGTGTTCAGACGCTGTGGGCTCTGGTGGAGGCGTCGCCGAGGCCTTTCATGAGCTCTGCAGGGAGATCCGACGCCGGAGAGCCGTTCAGGGGAAAACCAGACGCCGCAGCTCCACCACACACGTCAAACAGGCCATCAACAAGATGCTGACCAAGATCAGCAGCTAA